In Daphnia magna isolate NIES linkage group LG5, ASM2063170v1.1, whole genome shotgun sequence, a single genomic region encodes these proteins:
- the LOC116924019 gene encoding uncharacterized protein LOC116924019 isoform X3, translated as MKIELIKIIFVLASGWATLAISGNANADQDMFWAARGKKASLDGSWPDSVLVEPFMAALLDKRDGTFWAARDDLEVPFWAARGKRSPTSDMKETEEEGKRREKRSSGRDTSIIHSGQRFRNRPARPASQAVEPFWAARGKKNSNFSKYSLL; from the exons ATGAAAATTGAACTAATCAAGATTATATTTGTGCTAGCTTCTGGCTGGGCGACTTTGGCG ATTTCTGGAAATGCAAATGCTGATCAAGACATGTTCTGGGCAGCGCGCGGGAAAAAAGCCTCACTTGATGGCAGTTGGCCCGATAGTGTGCTAGTCGAACCCTTCATGGCAGCTTTACTTGATAAACGAGATGGAACCTTTTGGGCCGCGAGAG ACGACCTCGAGGTACCTTTCTGGGCTGCAAGGGGTAAACGAAGTCCTACATCCGATATGAAAGAAACTGAAGAGGAGGGAAAGAGAAGGGAAAAGCGCTCGTCAGGAAGAGATACCTCCATTATTCACTCTGGCCAACGATTTCGCAATCGGCCAGCTCGGCCGGCTTCCCAGGCTGTCGAACCCTTTTGGGCGGCACGTGGCAAGAAAAATTCCAACTTCTCAAAGTACTCATTGCTGTAG
- the LOC116924019 gene encoding uncharacterized protein LOC116924019 isoform X1, which produces MKIELIKIIFVLASGWATLAISGNANADQDMFWAARGKKASLDGSWPDSVLVEPFMAALLDKRDGTFWAARGKKYSADGGEGLPFWATRGKKDVSLDDLEVPFWAARGKRSPTSDMKETEEEGKRREKRSSGRDTSIIHSGQRFRNRPARPASQAVEPFWAARGKKNSNFSKYSLL; this is translated from the exons ATGAAAATTGAACTAATCAAGATTATATTTGTGCTAGCTTCTGGCTGGGCGACTTTGGCG ATTTCTGGAAATGCAAATGCTGATCAAGACATGTTCTGGGCAGCGCGCGGGAAAAAAGCCTCACTTGATGGCAGTTGGCCCGATAGTGTGCTAGTCGAACCCTTCATGGCAGCTTTACTTGATAAACGAGATGGAACCTTTTGGGCCGCGAGAGGTAAAAAATATTCAGCGGACGGTGGCGAAGGTTTACCTTTTTGGGCGACTAGAGGGAAGAAAG ATGTTTCTTTAGACGACCTCGAGGTACCTTTCTGGGCTGCAAGGGGTAAACGAAGTCCTACATCCGATATGAAAGAAACTGAAGAGGAGGGAAAGAGAAGGGAAAAGCGCTCGTCAGGAAGAGATACCTCCATTATTCACTCTGGCCAACGATTTCGCAATCGGCCAGCTCGGCCGGCTTCCCAGGCTGTCGAACCCTTTTGGGCGGCACGTGGCAAGAAAAATTCCAACTTCTCAAAGTACTCATTGCTGTAG
- the LOC116924019 gene encoding uncharacterized protein LOC116924019 isoform X2, with translation MKIELIKIIFVLASGWATLAISGNANADQDMFWAARGKKASLDGSWPDSVLVEPFMAALLDKRDGTFWAARGKKYSADGGEGLPFWATRGKKDDLEVPFWAARGKRSPTSDMKETEEEGKRREKRSSGRDTSIIHSGQRFRNRPARPASQAVEPFWAARGKKNSNFSKYSLL, from the exons ATGAAAATTGAACTAATCAAGATTATATTTGTGCTAGCTTCTGGCTGGGCGACTTTGGCG ATTTCTGGAAATGCAAATGCTGATCAAGACATGTTCTGGGCAGCGCGCGGGAAAAAAGCCTCACTTGATGGCAGTTGGCCCGATAGTGTGCTAGTCGAACCCTTCATGGCAGCTTTACTTGATAAACGAGATGGAACCTTTTGGGCCGCGAGAGGTAAAAAATATTCAGCGGACGGTGGCGAAGGTTTACCTTTTTGGGCGACTAGAGGGAAGAAAG ACGACCTCGAGGTACCTTTCTGGGCTGCAAGGGGTAAACGAAGTCCTACATCCGATATGAAAGAAACTGAAGAGGAGGGAAAGAGAAGGGAAAAGCGCTCGTCAGGAAGAGATACCTCCATTATTCACTCTGGCCAACGATTTCGCAATCGGCCAGCTCGGCCGGCTTCCCAGGCTGTCGAACCCTTTTGGGCGGCACGTGGCAAGAAAAATTCCAACTTCTCAAAGTACTCATTGCTGTAG
- the LOC116924009 gene encoding dymeclin isoform X1, which produces MGAQCSSIANLSNNEQLFQLCGSIPLTANDPAWNQLFSFNLQIPLSNSENHEFIEGTAQLFQLLESNNQATRNTSSLLRVFLARATELKASAQCDNRIFIWQTCNALFILRVIFSHWIRLEKEAVLIKKFSFQEENSCESLLENLAVQLVEILVDVPLREETALLHRECVQTLMLLLFVAASSYLTNNKSIIFKCLMHGPGALHAGLLTRTLLQHYCQHQPVPVWWLRKPEQGGSIVLGLATGLWSLLSRSSSSAEPVDALSDFAYQSLLLLLVLTNHCSMEKNWSNPYRQALLSFTDSQDPVQVSPVHPSACFRLDYSVLYSTLCDRLGDERTTLLLYMLLHQHQQFRNYVYTHADIQRMVIALLQELFKGDDEGSHHLYMSLIILLLLSEDEGFNSNIHNVIIRNPLWYTDRVLNEISLGGLAVIVITRTIQRNIVKASDKYLHTNCLATLANMAAYFRRLHPYTCERLVSLLCTLNKRRIRVVQQLKSSDVEGTSREQLEQDLSIIEEVLRMLLEILNAAFTHQLGCNPNLIYSVLHKKEVLDVLRRHPAFQDIVANLDTVSNYFSNRISQLSEPGVNEILQSIQLGCVDFPKDQLKKFPELKFRYVEEDQPEEFFIPYVWSMVQSTSALCWSNDDMTIGSENDAK; this is translated from the exons atgggGGCCCAATGCAGTTCGATAGCTAACTTGAGCAACAATGAACAGTTGTTCCAATTGTGTGGTTCGATACCTTTGACAGCGAACGACCCAGCTTGGAACCagctattttcttttaatctCCAGATCCCACTTTCCAA CTCAGAGAATCATGAATTTATTGAAGGAACAGCCCAGCTTTTTCAGCTTTTAGAAAGCAATAATCAAGCAACGAGAAATACAAGCTCTCTGTTAAGGGTATTCCTAGCCAGAGCTACAGAACTTAAAGCTTCTGCTCAGTGTGATAA TAGAATTTTTATATGGCAAACTTGCAATGCTCTTTTTATTCTGCGGGTCATATTTAGCCACTGGATTCgtttagaaaaagaagcagttttgatcaaaaaattttcgtttcaagaagaaaacagTTGTGAGAGCTTGTTGGAGAATTTAGCAGTTCAGCTTGTGGAAATATTGGTTGATGTCCCCCTGAG GGAAGAAACTGCCCTTCTGCATAGAGAATGTGTTCAAACACTCATGTTACTTCTCTTTGTGGCTGCTTCGTCATACCTCACAAACAACAAGTCCATTATATTCAAGTGCTTGATGCATGGACCGGGAGCCTTGCACGCTGGTTTACTCACACGCACTTTGCTACAACATTATTGCCAACACCAACCAGTTCCTGTTTGGTGGCTCAGAAAACCTGAGCAGGGTGGGAGTATCGTTCTTGGCCTAGCCA CTGGACTCTGGAGTCTGTTGTCACGCAGTAGCTCTTCGGCTGAACCAGTTGATGCTCTGTCTGATTTTGCTTACCAGTCTTTACTTTTGCTGCTTGTCTTGACTAACCACTGCAGTATGGAAAAGAATTGGTCTAATCCCTATCGGCAAGCCTTGCTGTCTTTCACCGATTCGCAAG ATCCCGTTCAAGTATCTCCTGTCCATCCGTCAGCTTGTTTTCGGTTGGACTATTCGGTTTTGTACTCAACGTTATGTGACCGTTTGGGGGATGAAAGAACGACTTTGCTACTTTACATGCTTCTTCATCAGCATCAACAATTTCGCAACTATGTTTATACTCACGCTGATATTCAGAGAATG GTTATAGCCTTACTGCAAGAGCTCTTTAAGGGTGATGATGAAGGTTCTCATCATCTTTACATGTCCCTGATTATTCTTCTTTTGCTGAGCGAAGACGAAGGCTTTAATTCTAATATCCATAATGTG ATCATCCGAAATCCATTGTGGTACACGGACCGGGTACTGAACGAGATCAGCTTGGGTGGTTTGGCTGTAATCGTCATCACTCGTACTATCCAGCGGAATATAGTGAAAGCTAGT GACAAGTATTTACACACCAATTGTCTAGCTACGCTTGCTAATATGGCGGCATATTTTCGTCGGCTACATCCTTACACATGCGAAAGGCTAGTTTCACTTTTATGTACCTTGAACAAACGAAGAATCCGAGTTGTACAGCAGCTGAAATCTAGTGACGTAGAAG GTACATCAAGGGAACAGCTGGAACAAGACCTTAGTATCATTGAGGAAGTACTGCGAATGCTGTTGGAGATTCTGAATGCCGCATTCACCCATCAACTAGGATGTAATCCAAATCTGATCTACAGCGTGTTACATAAAAAAGAAGTCTTAGACGTACTAAGACGACATCCGGCATTCCAAGACATCGTTGCCAATCTTGACACC gtTTCCAACTACTTTAGTAACAGAATAAGTCAATTAAGTGAACCGGGTGTGAATGAAATTCTCCAGTCTATACAATTAGGTTGTGTTGATTTCCCTAAAGATCAACTCAAG AAATTTCCAGAACTTAAGTTTCGTTATGTGGAAGAGGATCAGCCTGAAGAGTTTTTTATTCCATATGTTTGGTCCATGGTCCAGTCAACTTCCGCGCTTTGCTGGAGCAATGATGATATGACCATAGGGTCGGAAAACGATGCAAAATAG
- the LOC116924009 gene encoding dymeclin isoform X2: MGAQCSSIANLSNNEQLFQLCGSIPLTANDPAWNQLFSFNLQIPLSNSENHEFIEGTAQLFQLLESNNQATRNTSSLLRVFLARATELKASAQCDKIFIWQTCNALFILRVIFSHWIRLEKEAVLIKKFSFQEENSCESLLENLAVQLVEILVDVPLREETALLHRECVQTLMLLLFVAASSYLTNNKSIIFKCLMHGPGALHAGLLTRTLLQHYCQHQPVPVWWLRKPEQGGSIVLGLATGLWSLLSRSSSSAEPVDALSDFAYQSLLLLLVLTNHCSMEKNWSNPYRQALLSFTDSQDPVQVSPVHPSACFRLDYSVLYSTLCDRLGDERTTLLLYMLLHQHQQFRNYVYTHADIQRMVIALLQELFKGDDEGSHHLYMSLIILLLLSEDEGFNSNIHNVIIRNPLWYTDRVLNEISLGGLAVIVITRTIQRNIVKASDKYLHTNCLATLANMAAYFRRLHPYTCERLVSLLCTLNKRRIRVVQQLKSSDVEGTSREQLEQDLSIIEEVLRMLLEILNAAFTHQLGCNPNLIYSVLHKKEVLDVLRRHPAFQDIVANLDTVSNYFSNRISQLSEPGVNEILQSIQLGCVDFPKDQLKKFPELKFRYVEEDQPEEFFIPYVWSMVQSTSALCWSNDDMTIGSENDAK, translated from the exons atgggGGCCCAATGCAGTTCGATAGCTAACTTGAGCAACAATGAACAGTTGTTCCAATTGTGTGGTTCGATACCTTTGACAGCGAACGACCCAGCTTGGAACCagctattttcttttaatctCCAGATCCCACTTTCCAA CTCAGAGAATCATGAATTTATTGAAGGAACAGCCCAGCTTTTTCAGCTTTTAGAAAGCAATAATCAAGCAACGAGAAATACAAGCTCTCTGTTAAGGGTATTCCTAGCCAGAGCTACAGAACTTAAAGCTTCTGCTCAGTGTGATAA AATTTTTATATGGCAAACTTGCAATGCTCTTTTTATTCTGCGGGTCATATTTAGCCACTGGATTCgtttagaaaaagaagcagttttgatcaaaaaattttcgtttcaagaagaaaacagTTGTGAGAGCTTGTTGGAGAATTTAGCAGTTCAGCTTGTGGAAATATTGGTTGATGTCCCCCTGAG GGAAGAAACTGCCCTTCTGCATAGAGAATGTGTTCAAACACTCATGTTACTTCTCTTTGTGGCTGCTTCGTCATACCTCACAAACAACAAGTCCATTATATTCAAGTGCTTGATGCATGGACCGGGAGCCTTGCACGCTGGTTTACTCACACGCACTTTGCTACAACATTATTGCCAACACCAACCAGTTCCTGTTTGGTGGCTCAGAAAACCTGAGCAGGGTGGGAGTATCGTTCTTGGCCTAGCCA CTGGACTCTGGAGTCTGTTGTCACGCAGTAGCTCTTCGGCTGAACCAGTTGATGCTCTGTCTGATTTTGCTTACCAGTCTTTACTTTTGCTGCTTGTCTTGACTAACCACTGCAGTATGGAAAAGAATTGGTCTAATCCCTATCGGCAAGCCTTGCTGTCTTTCACCGATTCGCAAG ATCCCGTTCAAGTATCTCCTGTCCATCCGTCAGCTTGTTTTCGGTTGGACTATTCGGTTTTGTACTCAACGTTATGTGACCGTTTGGGGGATGAAAGAACGACTTTGCTACTTTACATGCTTCTTCATCAGCATCAACAATTTCGCAACTATGTTTATACTCACGCTGATATTCAGAGAATG GTTATAGCCTTACTGCAAGAGCTCTTTAAGGGTGATGATGAAGGTTCTCATCATCTTTACATGTCCCTGATTATTCTTCTTTTGCTGAGCGAAGACGAAGGCTTTAATTCTAATATCCATAATGTG ATCATCCGAAATCCATTGTGGTACACGGACCGGGTACTGAACGAGATCAGCTTGGGTGGTTTGGCTGTAATCGTCATCACTCGTACTATCCAGCGGAATATAGTGAAAGCTAGT GACAAGTATTTACACACCAATTGTCTAGCTACGCTTGCTAATATGGCGGCATATTTTCGTCGGCTACATCCTTACACATGCGAAAGGCTAGTTTCACTTTTATGTACCTTGAACAAACGAAGAATCCGAGTTGTACAGCAGCTGAAATCTAGTGACGTAGAAG GTACATCAAGGGAACAGCTGGAACAAGACCTTAGTATCATTGAGGAAGTACTGCGAATGCTGTTGGAGATTCTGAATGCCGCATTCACCCATCAACTAGGATGTAATCCAAATCTGATCTACAGCGTGTTACATAAAAAAGAAGTCTTAGACGTACTAAGACGACATCCGGCATTCCAAGACATCGTTGCCAATCTTGACACC gtTTCCAACTACTTTAGTAACAGAATAAGTCAATTAAGTGAACCGGGTGTGAATGAAATTCTCCAGTCTATACAATTAGGTTGTGTTGATTTCCCTAAAGATCAACTCAAG AAATTTCCAGAACTTAAGTTTCGTTATGTGGAAGAGGATCAGCCTGAAGAGTTTTTTATTCCATATGTTTGGTCCATGGTCCAGTCAACTTCCGCGCTTTGCTGGAGCAATGATGATATGACCATAGGGTCGGAAAACGATGCAAAATAG
- the LOC116924015 gene encoding F-box/LRR-repeat protein 20: protein MKSSSFKLSKPWTEEEALIIRKLPKELLLRVFSFLDIVSLCRCAQVAKYWNILALDGSNWQYVDLFSFQRDVEGVVVENIAKRCGGFLKQLSLKGCQSVGDSAMRTFAQHCNNIEDLNLNQCKRITDSTCLALSRHCVKLQKLNLSSCPAITDQALKALADACPQLIYIDLSWCDLVSQHGVEVLAKGCSGLMTFLCRGCVLIGDDALTHLARFCSRLHTVNIQGCLEVTDVGVARLARSCPEMRYLCLSGCGHLTDATLSSLSQHCPHLATLEVARCSLFTDVGFQALARNCHLLKRMDLEECVLITDAALSYLASGCPRLEKLSLSHCELITDEGIRHVGMSPCAAEHLAVLELDNCPLITDAALDHLISCHSLQRIELYDCQLITRAGIRRLRSYLPNVRVHAYFAPVTPPPSVGGSRQRYCRCCIIL from the exons ATGAAGTCCAGCTCATTTAAG TTGTCCAAACCCTGGACAGAGGAAGAGGCACTCATTATCAGAAAACTTCCCAAGGAACTTCTGCTGAG agttttttcctttctggATATTGTATCCTTGTGCCGCTGTGCTCAGGTAGCTAAATACTGGAATATTTTAGCTCTAGATGGGAGCAATTGGCAATATGTAGATCTTTTCAGTTTTCAGCGTGATGTAGAG GGAGTTGTGGTTGAAAACATTGCTAAACGTTGTGGTGGTTTTCTGAAGCAGCTAAGCCTTAAAGGTTGTCAATCAGTAGGAGACTCAGCTATGAGAACCTTTGCTCAGCATTGCAACAACATTGAGGACTTAAATCTCAATCAATGCAAACGAATCACAGATAG CACCTGCTTGGCTTTGAGCCGCCATTGTGTCAAGCTTCAGAAACTAAACCTTTCCTCATGCCCTGCAATAACAGATCAAGCATTGAAAGCCCTGGCAGATGCTTGTCCACAGCTAATTTACATTGACTTGTCATGGTGTGATTTAGTTTCTCAACATG GTGTTGAAGTGCTCGCCAAAGGCTGTTCCGGTTTGATGACTTTTCTTTGTCGGGGGTGTGTCTTGATTGGGGACGACGCTTTGACGCACCTAGCTCGATTTTGTTCGCGATTGCATACTGTGAACATTCAGGGTTGTTTG GAGGTTACTGATGTCGGCGTGGCTCGACTTGCCCGTAGTTGTCCAGAAATGCGTTATCTTTGCCTTTCCGGCTGTGGACACCTGACAGATGCTACTCTGTCATCTTTATCACAACATTGCCCACATTTAGCTACCCTTGAAGTGGCTCGTTGCTCCTTATTCACAGACGTGGGATTCCAAGCATTGGCGAGA AATTGCCACTTGTTGAAACGGATGGACCTTGAAGAATGCGTACTAATAACTGATGCGGCCTTGAGTTACTTGGCTTCCGGGTGTCCTCGTCTAGAAAAACTG AGTTTGTCACACTGTGAGTTAATCACAGACGAAGGAATCCGTCATGTTGGAATGTCACCATGTGCAGCGGAGCACTTGGCCGTTTTGGAGCTCGATAACTGTCCACTCATTACGGACGCGGCATTAGATCACCTCATTTCGTGTCATAGTTTACAGCGTATTGAACTCTACGACTGCCAACTAATAACTCGGGCCGGAATTCGTAGATTAAGG AGTTATTTACCCAACGTCCGTGTTCACGCCTATTTCGCTCCAGTCACTCCGCCTCCTTCTGTAGGCGGTTCTCGTCAGCGCTACTGTCGCTGTTGCATCATCCTCTAA
- the LOC116924006 gene encoding programmed cell death 6-interacting protein — MEMTDILSVPLKKTSEIDLVKPLKNLIALRFSTADNPENFNDAISELNKLRSLACVRAMDKNEAAIETVARYCDQLAALEGKIPAQDVQIPFKWKDAFDKGSLFSGKMSLTINSLSYERMCCLFNLAAFQSQVAAVQSQESDEGLKLAAKLLQSASGVFSYLKANVMGALQQEPTPDLNPEILATLSSLMLAEAQEIFVIKAISDKMKEAIIAKLASQCDEFYAETLKQMKHPTATSVWEKDWISKVTGKQLAYHAIAQYYQSRVCNGKKAIGEEIARLQDAIENFKAAQQRISEATAYQDYVNRAQKALTEAQKDNDFIYHERVPDVKILDPVGKAPLAKTLPIPERLGASFKDLFEGLTPVVVHQAMAAWDVRKTEIINVEVGRMREANQMLNGTLASLNLPAALEESAGESLPQSLKDKARAVRQSGGIDIIKELIGNLPSLLERNKEILDEAERLLNEERQSDDQLKAQFKERWSRTPSVKLTEAFTSNIAKYRQILANASNADNVVKGKFESHRRGIELLSRPEGELETAVPSASQSAADNSRSPAAAQLRLLMSQVNDLKSEREVLEHELKNATIDMKQQFLGALAQDGAINEPAVSVEKLGQVYGPLQKRIRESIDFQASLIQQIQTVNEDFVKDKSDGKGPSAREELLKELATAHDIHMEVQNNLQEGAKFYNDLTQLLLSFQSKISDFCFARKAEKEELLKDLTSSYAGNASSNAPPSEVPSYHATQAREAPARPPPPNFGTSAPTSSAPAAHLTTSPSPMAPQVVPGQTGPAPNHYLPYPIQPYGGMPMPMPMPMSYGYPSGGAPPNYDYANQAQYQQQQHQQSQQPQQQGAPGYPGYNAYPYPYYNPAYPYTPPRPY, encoded by the exons ATGGAGATGACGGATATACTGTCCGTTCCCTTGAAAAAGACATCAGAAATTGATTTGGTGAAGCCATTGAAGAATCTGATTGCTTTGCGATTTTCGACAGCTGACAATCCCGAGAATTTTAACGATGCCATATCGGAGTTGAACAAACTGAGAAGTCTCGCCTGCGTTCGTGCTATGGACAAGAACGAGGCGGCTATTGAAACTGTTGCAAG ATACTGTGACCAGCTTGCAGCTCTAGAAGGTAAAATTCCTGCACAGGATGTCCAGATTCCTTTCAAATGGAAAGATGCATTTGATAAAGGATCATTGTTCAGTGGAAAGATGAGCCTGA caATCAACTCACTTTCTTATGAACGTATGTGTTGCCTATTCAACCTGGCTGCCTTTCAGTCCCAAGTGGCAGCAGTGCAGAGTCAAGAAAGTGATGAGGGTTTAAAACTTGCTGCCAAACTGTTACAATCAGCTAGTGGGGTTTTTTCATACCTCAAAGCAAATGTTATGGGTGCTCTTCAGCAAGAACCAACCCCAGATCTAAATCCAGAGATACTTGCTACTCTTTCATCTTTGATGTTGGCAGAAGCACAGGAAATCTTTGTCATTAAG GCTATAAGTGATAAAATGAAAGAAGCCATCATTGCCAAATTGGCATCGCAGTGTGACGAGTTTTATGCTGAAACACTGAAACAGATGAAACATCCGACAGCCACCTCGGTCTGGGAAAAAGACTGGATTTCGAAAGTGACAGGAAAACAGTTGGCCTATCATGCAATCGCACAATATTACCAGAGTCGTGTTTGCAATGGGAAAAAAGCTATAGGAGAGGAAATAGCACGTCTACag GACGCTATTGAGAATTTCAAAGCAGCCCAGCAACGCATCAGTGAAGCGACTGCCTATCAAGACTATGTAAATAGAGCCCAGAAGGCACTTACAGAAGCGCAAAAAGATAATGACTTCATCTACCACGAACGTGTACCCGATGTAAAAATTCTTGATCCTGTCGGAAAAGCGCCACTGGCTAAAACTCTTCCTATTCCGGAACGTCTTGGCGCAAGCTTCAAAG ATTTATTCGAGGGTTTAACACCGGTAGTGGTCCACCAAGCAATGGCCGCTTGGGATGTCCGAAAAACGGAAATTATCAACGTCGAAGTAGGCCGCATGCGGGAAGCGAACCAGATGCTCAATgg TACATTGGCCTCTCTGAACCTGCCGGCCGCGCTGGAAGAGTCGGCTGGTGAATCGCTTCCTCAGTCCCTCAAGGATAAAGCACGGGCAGTCCGGCAGTCCGGAGGTATCGACATTATTAAGGAATTGATTGGCAATCTCCCTTCGCTGCTGGAGCGTAACAAAGAGATACTTGATGAAGCCGAGCGGCTATTAAATGAAGAACGACAATCGGATGACCAACTCAAAGCGCAATTTAAAGAAAGATGGAGCCGGACGCCATCAGTCAAGTTGACTGAGGCGTTTACGTCAAATATCGCTAAGTACAGACAAATTTTGGCAAACGCTTCCAATGCCGACAATGTGGTCAAAGGGAAGTTTGAAAGCCATAGAAGAGGTATTGAACTACTGAGTAGACCTGAAGGCGAGCTAGAGACTGCTGTGCCATCTGCTTCTCAATCAGCGGCAGATAATAGCCGCTCACCGGCTGCTGCCCAGCTCAGACTCTTGATGAGTCAAGTGAACGATTTGAAAAGTGAAAGGGAGGTTTTGGAACATGAATTAAAGAACGCCACGATTGACATGAAACAGCAATTCCTCGGTGCTTTGGCTCAGGATGGAGCCATAAACGAGCCAGCCGTTTCGGTGGAGAAGCTTGGTCAAGTCTATGGTCCATTACAGAAACGTATCCGAGAAAGCATTGACTTTCAAGCAAGTCTCATTCAACAAATACAG ACGGTGAATGAAGATTTCGTTAAGGATAAGTCGGACGGAAAGGGTCCTTCTGCCCGTGAAGAGCTCCTTAAAGAACTAGCCACGGCGCACGATATCCATATGGAAGTGCAGAATAACCTTCAAGAAGGCGCCAAGTTTTACAACGATTTAACTCAGCTTCTACTTAGCTTTCAGAGTAAAATTTCGGACTTCTGTTTTGCGCGTaaagcagaaaaagaagaactgCTGAAAGATCTTACATCATCATATGCGGGTAATGCCAGTTCTAATGCCCCACCTTCTGAAGTTCCTAGCTACCATGCAACTCAAG CTCGTGAAGCACCAGCTAGGCCTCCTCCTCCTAACTTTGGAACAAGTGCTCCAACAAGCAGTGCCCCAGCCGCTCATTTAACGACATCGCCATCCCCTATGGCTCCACAAGTGGTTCCTGGCCAAACCGGTCCAGCTCCAAACCATTATCTTCCCTACCCAATCCAACCTTATGGTGGAATGCCCATGCCAATGCCCATGCCCATGTCATACGGTTATCCTTCAGGTGGTGCCCCTCCGAACTATGATTACGCCAATCAAGCACAGtatcagcagcaacaacatcaacaatcGCAACAGCCACAGCAACAAGGAGCACCTGGCTATCCAGGTTATAACGCCTACCCATATCCATATTATAACCCCGCTTACCCTTACACGCCTCCCCGACCTTATTGA